In the genome of Fervidobacterium thailandense, the window AAAGTGCGTTTGCAGCTTTGGCAGATGAAGCTGAAGACCTGGGTCAGGGAGCCATCGGGAGCACGGCGGAAGTATCGGGAATTGACGTAGACTTTGGGATGATGGCAGTAAGGACAAGAGGGTCTTTGAGGAAGGTTGAGTTTTCTAGGCATAGGGTATACCTCCTTTCGTGGGGTGGAGGGGGGTGTACCCCTTTTTAAGGAATTATACAACAATTCGGTGGGTTTTCATAATTTCATGGAACAGTCTACTAAATATTCGAGGAGGGATGAAGATGTTGAAAAAGGGTCTTGTGATTCTGGCAGTGGTAGTCTTAGTAGCAACGATGATCTTTCCGCAAAGTTTAAACACGATCAAGAAGCGCGGTAAACTCATCATTGGAACGGAACCAACTTTTCCGCCGTTCGAGTTCGTGGATGAGAAGAACCAGATTGTGGGTTTCGACATAGATATCGCTAACGAACTCGCCAAGAGACTTGGGGTTAAACTTGAGATAGTCAGTCTACCTTTTGATAGCCTCATCCCCGCACTCCAACAGGGGAAAATCGACCTAATCATCGCCGGAATGACCATAACCGAAGAACGAGCAAAGGTGGTTGATTTTTCGAAACCTTACTTTGAGGCGAACCAAGCTCTCGTGGTTCGGGGAGATTCTAAGTTCCAGCCCAAGAAGATCGAGGACCTTGTCGGTAAAAAAGTTGCGGTGCAACTTGGCACAACAGGGGATTTGGTTGTGAGTGAAGTGAAAGGTATAGAAGTGGTGAGGTTCCAAAAGTTCACGGATGCTTTCCTCGAGCTTCAGAACGGTAGAGTGGATGCGGTTGTTCTTGATGAAGCTCCGGCAAAAGCTTACGTTAAAAAATTCCCGAAGTTCATCCTGAGTGCGGTTATCGATACCGGAGAGACGTACGGAATAGCCGTGAAAAAAGGGAACAGAGAGCTCCTGAATTTTGTGAATCAGACACTCGACATTCTCAAATCCACAGGAGTTTACAACAGGCTTCTTCAGAAGTGGTTCGAGTAATTCCAAAGAACGGTGGAGGATATTTAACGGGACACGCCCTGGTGCGTGTCTCGTTTTTTGAATAACTATTTGTACATGAGATAGCGTTTACTGACGGGGAGTGGGATGGTGGAGGCCTTTTACGAACTTGTCAAGAACTTCAATTTTTTACTTATAGGTGCTTGGGAAACGCTAAAGTTGACTTCTTTCTCCGTTGGCATCGGCTTGATACTGGGAACGTTCATCGGTATGGGACGTTTGTCACGCTATAAGGTGATCAACTACCCATGTACTGCATATGTTGAATTTTTGCGGGGAACTCCGTTGCTTGTGCAAATATCGATCATATACTTCGGCTTGCCTCAGGTGGGTATACAACTTGCACCGTATCCAGCAGCCGTTACAGCGCTTGGATTGAACAGTGGAGCCTACATTGCCGAAATAGTAAGAGCTGGTATACAGTCGATCCCTCGTGGTCAATACGAAGCTGCAAGGTCGTTGGGACTCACACACTGGCAATCTA includes:
- a CDS encoding amino acid ABC transporter permease, producing the protein MEAFYELVKNFNFLLIGAWETLKLTSFSVGIGLILGTFIGMGRLSRYKVINYPCTAYVEFLRGTPLLVQISIIYFGLPQVGIQLAPYPAAVTALGLNSGAYIAEIVRAGIQSIPRGQYEAARSLGLTHWQSMRYVILPQAFRNILPALGNEFITLTKDSSLASVIGVSELMRSGQFVISRTFQTFSIYFGIAFIYFIMTLVISRIVRYVERRLSVG
- a CDS encoding basic amino acid ABC transporter substrate-binding protein, which produces MLKKGLVILAVVVLVATMIFPQSLNTIKKRGKLIIGTEPTFPPFEFVDEKNQIVGFDIDIANELAKRLGVKLEIVSLPFDSLIPALQQGKIDLIIAGMTITEERAKVVDFSKPYFEANQALVVRGDSKFQPKKIEDLVGKKVAVQLGTTGDLVVSEVKGIEVVRFQKFTDAFLELQNGRVDAVVLDEAPAKAYVKKFPKFILSAVIDTGETYGIAVKKGNRELLNFVNQTLDILKSTGVYNRLLQKWFE